Below is a window of Vicinamibacteria bacterium DNA.
GGCTGACGCTCGATTCCGGCGCCCGCTGTCAGAGAGCGACGATTCGGTCCCAATCCCGGTAGGGGAGGGGAGTCAGGAGCACCGAGTTGACCACGCTGAAAATCGCGGTCGTCGCACCGATTCCCAGACCCAAGACAACGATCACGATGGCACTGGAGGCCGGCGCTCTCAACGAGGCCCGCGCGGCATGCTTCAGATGAATCAAGAGGCTCATCGGACTCCGTCACACTTCACGAGGCTTCGCTCATTTCGCAGATGAGCGCAAGAATCCCGGACGTGTCGACAAACCGAGCTCAATCGAAAGCCCGGTCGAGGTAGTCGTCGTGTTTCCCGGCCAGGTCGCGAGCCCCACGGCGTTCGGCAAAGCGCTCGACGAGGCTTGCCGCTCTATTGTAGAGCTCCGCTCGAGTCGGTGTATGCTCCGCTAGTTCGGTCTCGACGCATTGACGAATGAGCTCAGCGACGGAAACCCCACGTTCCCTTGCTCTTGCACGAAGTCGGCGTGCCTGATCCTCGGTCAATCGGATGTGCGTTCGAA
It encodes the following:
- a CDS encoding ribbon-helix-helix protein, CopG family; this translates as MVRTHIRLTEDQARRLRARARERGVSVAELIRQCVETELAEHTPTRAELYNRAASLVERFAERRGARDLAGKHDDYLDRAFD